A stretch of the Rodentibacter haemolyticus genome encodes the following:
- a CDS encoding AMP-dependent synthetase/ligase produces MNFDLHFIRRIRQQAKTRGNTTALRHKENGIWKDISWTAFQHQLNQLSRALLACDIQVQDKIAIFAHNMPRWTIADIGALQIRAVTVPIYATNTAQQAEFVLNHADVKILFVGDQEQYDHALAIAHLCPQLQKIVAMKPTIRLQKDRLSCSWEQFIELGSTEQQTELHQRLQNKQMDDLFTIIYTSGTTGEPKGVMLDYSNLAHQLEAHDLALNVTDQDISLSFLPFSHIFERAWAAYVLHRGAVLCYLEDTNQVRSVLSEIRPTFMCAVPRFYEKIYAAVLDKVQKAPKLRQILFHWAIAVGQKHFDLTTQNKPIPLLLKQQYRLADKLVLAKLRQLLGGKIKMMPCGGAKLEPAIGLFFHYIGINIKLGYGMTETTATVSCWHDYPFNPHSIGTLMPKAEVKIGENNEILVRGGMVMKGYYKKPEETEKAFTKDGFLKTGDAGEFDAKGNLFITDRIKELMKTSNGKYIAPQYIESKIGKDKFIEQIAIIADAKKYVSALIVPCFDSLEEYAKQLNIKYHDRMELIKNSEILKMFEQRINVVQKELAHFEQVKKFTLLSQAFSIKLGEITPTLKLKRKVIMERYRHQIEAMYKQNNEG; encoded by the coding sequence ATGAATTTCGATCTTCATTTTATTCGTCGTATCCGGCAGCAAGCAAAAACACGTGGAAATACGACCGCACTTCGCCACAAAGAAAACGGCATTTGGAAAGACATAAGCTGGACGGCTTTTCAACATCAATTAAATCAACTTTCGCGTGCATTGCTTGCCTGTGATATTCAGGTGCAAGATAAAATTGCGATTTTTGCCCACAATATGCCGCGTTGGACAATCGCCGATATCGGTGCATTACAAATTCGTGCAGTGACCGTGCCGATTTATGCAACAAATACGGCACAGCAAGCAGAATTCGTATTAAATCACGCCGATGTGAAAATTCTCTTTGTCGGGGATCAGGAACAATATGATCACGCCTTAGCAATTGCACATCTTTGCCCTCAATTACAAAAAATTGTGGCGATGAAACCAACGATTCGACTGCAAAAAGACCGACTTTCTTGTTCATGGGAACAATTCATTGAACTCGGCTCAACAGAACAACAAACCGAGCTGCACCAACGTTTACAGAACAAACAAATGGATGATTTATTCACCATTATCTACACATCCGGTACAACCGGTGAACCAAAAGGTGTAATGCTTGATTATTCAAATCTCGCCCATCAACTGGAAGCCCATGATCTTGCACTCAATGTGACAGATCAGGATATCTCCTTATCTTTCCTCCCTTTTTCTCATATTTTTGAACGGGCTTGGGCAGCTTACGTGCTTCATCGTGGCGCCGTGCTTTGTTATTTGGAAGATACCAATCAAGTGCGGTCGGTTTTAAGTGAAATTCGCCCGACTTTTATGTGTGCAGTGCCACGTTTTTATGAAAAAATTTATGCCGCAGTGCTGGATAAAGTACAAAAAGCACCAAAACTGCGTCAAATACTTTTCCATTGGGCAATTGCCGTAGGGCAAAAGCATTTTGATTTAACAACGCAAAACAAACCGATCCCACTTCTGTTAAAGCAGCAATACCGTCTTGCGGACAAACTCGTCCTCGCTAAACTTCGTCAATTACTCGGTGGCAAAATTAAAATGATGCCTTGCGGAGGTGCAAAATTAGAACCGGCAATCGGGTTATTTTTTCATTATATCGGCATTAACATTAAACTCGGTTATGGTATGACGGAAACCACCGCCACGGTTTCATGCTGGCACGATTATCCGTTTAATCCTCATTCTATCGGGACACTAATGCCGAAAGCAGAGGTGAAAATCGGTGAAAATAATGAAATTTTAGTGCGTGGCGGCATGGTGATGAAAGGTTATTACAAAAAGCCTGAGGAAACAGAAAAAGCCTTCACTAAAGACGGATTCTTAAAAACAGGTGATGCCGGTGAATTTGATGCAAAAGGCAATTTATTTATTACCGATCGCATTAAAGAATTAATGAAAACCTCCAATGGTAAATATATTGCGCCGCAATATATTGAAAGTAAAATCGGTAAAGACAAATTCATTGAACAAATCGCCATTATCGCCGATGCGAAAAAATATGTTTCAGCGTTGATCGTTCCATGTTTTGACAGCCTTGAAGAATACGCCAAACAACTCAACATCAAGTATCATGATCGTATGGAATTAATCAAAAATTCTGAGATTTTGAAAATGTTTGAACAACGCATTAATGTAGTACAAAAAGAATTGGCTCATTTTGAACAAGTGAAAAAATTCACGTTGCTCTCTCAAGCCTTTAGTATCAAACTTGGGGAAATCACTCCAACCTTAAAACTAAAACGTAAAGTCATTATGGAGCGTTATCGCCATCAGATCGAAGCAATGTATAAGCAAAATAATGAAGGCTAA
- the rpoZ gene encoding DNA-directed RNA polymerase subunit omega, whose protein sequence is MARVTVQDAVEKIGNRFDLILTAARRARQLQLHQREPLVPEDNDKPTVIALREIEKGLISNDIMDAQEHQEMTAIQHAEEAAVALITE, encoded by the coding sequence ATGGCACGCGTTACAGTGCAAGATGCAGTAGAAAAAATTGGTAACCGTTTTGATTTAATTTTAACCGCCGCGCGTCGTGCAAGACAATTACAGTTACACCAACGTGAACCTTTAGTGCCGGAAGATAATGATAAACCGACCGTTATTGCATTGCGTGAAATTGAAAAAGGCTTAATTTCTAACGATATTATGGATGCGCAAGAGCATCAAGAAATGACTGCGATTCAACATGCGGAAGAAGCGGCGGTAGCATTAATCACTGAATAA
- the glgA gene encoding glycogen synthase GlgA: MKVLHVCSELYPLLKTGGLADVIGALPFAQKAIGMDTRILLPAYPAISSGINDTHIVAEFDNFAGHIVLRYGEYKGVGIYLIDAPHLYAREGNPYHDENYQDYADNYKRFALLGWVGAELSTGLDTWWRAEIIHAHDWHAGLACAYLFNKGKPAKSVFTIHNLAYQGQFNHWHLSEICLPEGMFNVNGLELFGQISYLKAGLYYSDVVTAVSPTYAQEITTEVFAYGLQGLLYGLREQGKLVGILNGVDEKIWHPSCDGYIKHHYKQKSMAGKKKNKAELQAYFNLPQEEGALTFVMITRLTEQKGVDLLIESADEIVEQGGQLMILGAGAPHLEEGIRQLAESYPQNVAVKIGYDEALSHLMIAGGDVILVPSRFEPCGLTQLYGLQYGTLPLVRKTGGLADTVVDSTAETLKERSATGFVFQRAEAQDLRLAIQRAFSLWQKPKVWSTVRINAMNQDFTWRNVAERYLALYRNLL; encoded by the coding sequence ATGAAAGTATTACACGTTTGTTCGGAACTTTATCCGCTGCTAAAAACAGGCGGGCTTGCCGATGTGATTGGTGCATTGCCTTTTGCTCAAAAAGCGATTGGAATGGATACCCGTATTCTGTTGCCGGCTTATCCTGCGATTTCCAGCGGAATTAATGACACCCACATTGTCGCAGAATTTGATAATTTCGCCGGACACATCGTATTACGTTACGGTGAATATAAGGGGGTGGGCATTTATTTGATTGATGCGCCGCATTTATACGCACGTGAGGGGAATCCTTATCACGATGAGAATTATCAGGATTATGCCGATAACTATAAGCGTTTTGCCTTATTAGGTTGGGTGGGGGCAGAACTCTCAACAGGGCTTGATACTTGGTGGCGCGCTGAAATTATTCACGCCCATGATTGGCATGCAGGGCTTGCTTGCGCTTATTTATTTAACAAAGGTAAACCGGCAAAATCCGTCTTCACCATTCATAATTTGGCTTATCAGGGGCAATTTAATCATTGGCATTTGTCTGAAATTTGCTTGCCGGAAGGAATGTTTAATGTTAACGGATTGGAATTGTTCGGACAAATTTCCTATCTCAAAGCCGGATTGTATTATTCCGATGTCGTAACGGCGGTAAGCCCGACTTATGCACAAGAAATTACCACGGAAGTGTTTGCTTACGGCCTTCAAGGATTACTCTACGGATTGCGTGAACAAGGAAAACTGGTCGGCATTCTAAATGGTGTTGACGAAAAGATCTGGCACCCAAGTTGTGACGGTTATATTAAGCATCATTACAAACAAAAATCGATGGCGGGTAAAAAGAAAAACAAAGCGGAACTACAAGCCTATTTCAATTTGCCGCAAGAAGAGGGCGCTTTAACTTTTGTGATGATAACCCGTCTTACCGAACAAAAAGGGGTGGATTTATTAATTGAAAGTGCTGATGAAATTGTAGAACAAGGCGGGCAGCTAATGATTCTCGGTGCGGGAGCTCCGCATTTGGAAGAGGGGATTCGTCAGCTTGCGGAAAGTTATCCGCAAAATGTTGCGGTGAAGATCGGTTATGACGAAGCCCTTTCGCATTTAATGATCGCAGGCGGTGATGTGATTTTGGTTCCGAGTCGTTTTGAACCTTGCGGTTTAACCCAACTCTACGGACTACAATACGGTACGTTACCACTCGTGCGTAAAACCGGTGGTTTGGCGGATACTGTCGTTGATAGCACCGCTGAAACCCTAAAAGAGCGGTCGGCAACGGGCTTTGTTTTTCAACGGGCGGAAGCTCAAGATTTACGCCTAGCGATTCAACGGGCTTTCTCTTTATGGCAAAAGCCAAAAGTTTGGTCAACGGTACGCATAAACGCAATGAATCAAGATTTTACTTGGCGTAATGTCGCAGAACGCTATTTAGCCTTGTATCGGAATTTACTATGA
- a CDS encoding glycogen/starch/alpha-glucan phosphorylase — MIMDNFDSPFLYNRPELDVQALKKSIVYKLIFSIGRSPREASQRDWLNATLYAVRDLVTEGWITTARQARADDVRRVYYLSMEFLIGRTLSNALIAEDVYSLTKEALNELNVDLEEILAKEVDPGLGNGGLGRLAACFMDSIATLRLPGVGYGIRYEYGMFRQKIENGQQVEHPDDWLDKGAPWEFIRPSKRFKIFFGGTIHFEGKKFVWNPEEKVTALAYDQMIPGYKNNSAATLRLWAAHAEETFNLADFNRGEHLAALQNRSSGKNLSRVLYPDDSTWNGRELRLRQEYFLVSASLQDIIRHHKRTHNSLENLADKVAIHLNDTHPALAIPELMRILVDEEGFEWKKAWDMTCRIFSYTCHTLMSEALETWPVEMMAKVLPRHLQMIFDINDHFLEYVRTYITTDNDFIRRVSLIEEGYQRKVRMGWLSVIGSHKINGVAAIHSDLMVTSTFADFARIYPERFTNVTNGITPRRWLAVANPELAALFDTYIGNEWRYDLSRIKKLESVANDKTFKEAIADIKYSNKVKLADYVKRELGIELDPNALFDVQVKRIHEYKRQILNVLHIIARYNAMLAEPEKDWQARVFILAGKAASAYYAAKQTIHLINDVAHIINNDERLKGRLKVVFIPNYSVSLAQLIIPAADISEQISLAGTEASGTSNMKFALNGALTLGTLDGANVEILENVGEDHIFIFGNTVEQVEQLRREGYHPFDYYQNDAELRTVVDQITSGVFSPEEPQRYLSLLQGLQYHDYYQAFADFRSYVEAQKTVDEKYKQRDQWIESTIQNIINMGFFSSDRTILEYAKNIWKVEPIKID; from the coding sequence ATGATAATGGATAATTTTGATTCTCCTTTTCTTTATAATCGTCCCGAGTTAGATGTTCAGGCATTAAAGAAATCAATTGTCTATAAACTGATTTTTTCTATCGGGCGTTCGCCCCGTGAAGCAAGCCAACGGGATTGGCTGAATGCCACATTATATGCGGTACGGGATCTTGTGACGGAGGGATGGATTACTACCGCCCGTCAAGCGAGAGCTGATGATGTTCGCCGTGTTTATTATCTCTCGATGGAATTTTTGATTGGGCGAACACTGTCTAATGCACTGATTGCCGAAGATGTATATAGCCTAACGAAAGAGGCTTTAAATGAACTGAATGTCGATTTAGAAGAGATTCTTGCCAAAGAAGTTGACCCGGGGTTAGGTAATGGTGGTTTAGGTCGTTTGGCTGCCTGCTTTATGGATTCGATCGCAACATTGCGTTTACCCGGTGTGGGATACGGTATTCGTTATGAGTACGGAATGTTTCGTCAGAAAATTGAAAATGGTCAGCAAGTGGAACACCCCGATGACTGGCTTGATAAAGGTGCGCCTTGGGAGTTTATTCGTCCCTCTAAACGTTTTAAAATTTTCTTTGGCGGAACGATACATTTTGAAGGTAAGAAATTTGTTTGGAATCCTGAAGAGAAAGTGACCGCACTTGCTTATGATCAGATGATCCCGGGTTATAAAAATAATTCTGCGGCAACTTTACGTTTATGGGCGGCACATGCGGAGGAAACCTTCAATTTGGCGGATTTTAACCGAGGTGAACATTTAGCCGCTTTGCAAAATCGTTCTTCCGGCAAAAATTTATCTCGTGTACTCTACCCTGATGATTCCACTTGGAACGGACGAGAGTTGCGTTTGCGTCAAGAGTATTTTTTGGTTTCGGCTTCACTTCAAGATATTATCCGCCATCATAAACGCACTCATAATAGTCTTGAGAATCTTGCCGATAAAGTCGCAATCCACTTAAATGACACCCATCCGGCGTTGGCGATTCCCGAATTAATGCGAATTTTGGTTGATGAGGAAGGATTTGAATGGAAAAAAGCATGGGATATGACTTGCCGCATTTTCTCTTATACTTGTCATACGTTGATGTCGGAAGCCTTAGAAACTTGGCCTGTGGAAATGATGGCGAAAGTGTTGCCGCGCCACTTACAGATGATTTTCGACATTAACGATCATTTCTTGGAATATGTGCGTACCTATATCACGACAGATAATGATTTCATTCGCCGGGTTTCTTTGATTGAAGAAGGCTATCAACGCAAAGTGCGTATGGGATGGCTATCCGTGATTGGTTCTCATAAAATCAATGGCGTGGCGGCAATTCATTCCGATTTGATGGTAACTTCCACCTTTGCTGATTTTGCACGTATTTATCCTGAGCGTTTCACAAATGTGACAAACGGTATTACGCCTCGCCGTTGGTTGGCGGTGGCAAACCCTGAATTAGCCGCACTTTTTGATACCTATATCGGCAATGAATGGCGTTATGATTTAAGCCGAATCAAAAAATTAGAAAGCGTAGCGAATGATAAAACATTCAAAGAGGCGATTGCTGATATTAAGTATTCAAATAAAGTAAAACTTGCCGATTATGTGAAACGTGAGCTTGGCATTGAGCTTGATCCGAACGCCTTGTTTGATGTGCAGGTAAAACGCATTCACGAGTACAAACGGCAAATATTGAACGTGTTGCATATTATCGCACGCTACAATGCGATGCTTGCCGAGCCTGAAAAAGATTGGCAAGCACGAGTCTTTATTTTGGCGGGAAAAGCGGCTTCCGCTTACTATGCTGCGAAACAAACAATTCATCTTATCAACGATGTAGCGCATATCATCAACAATGATGAACGTTTGAAAGGGCGTTTGAAAGTGGTATTTATCCCGAATTATAGTGTGAGTTTGGCTCAATTGATTATTCCGGCGGCAGATATTTCAGAACAAATCTCCCTTGCCGGCACAGAAGCCTCCGGTACCAGTAATATGAAATTCGCCCTTAACGGCGCATTAACATTGGGAACTTTGGACGGTGCGAATGTAGAAATTTTGGAAAATGTGGGGGAAGATCATATTTTCATTTTTGGTAATACGGTAGAACAAGTGGAACAACTCCGCCGTGAAGGGTATCACCCATTTGATTATTACCAAAACGATGCCGAACTACGCACTGTGGTTGATCAAATTACATCAGGGGTTTTCTCTCCGGAAGAACCGCAACGTTATTTATCTTTGTTACAAGGATTGCAATATCACGATTACTATCAAGCTTTTGCCGATTTTCGCAGTTATGTGGAAGCACAAAAAACGGTGGATGAGAAATACAAACAGCGTGATCAATGGATTGAAAGCACAATTCAAAATATCATCAATATGGGATTTTTCTCATCGGATAGAACGATTTTGGAATATGCGAAGAATATTTGGAAAGTAGAGCCGATCAAAATCGATTAA
- the gap gene encoding type I glyceraldehyde-3-phosphate dehydrogenase, which produces MAIKIGINGFGRIGRIVFRAAQQRDDIEVVGINDLIDVEYMAYMLKYDSTHGRFDGSVEVKDGNLVVNGKAIRVTSERDPANLNWGAIGVDIAVEATGLFLTDETARKHITAGAKKVVLTGPSKDATPMFVRGVNFHDYAGQDIVSNASCTTNCLAPLARVIHETFGIKDGLMTTVHATTATQKTVDGPSAKDWRGGRGAAQNIIPSSTGAAKAVGKVLPALNGKLTGMAFRVPTPNVSVVDLTVNLEKAATYEEIKQAIKDAAEGKTFNGELKGVLGYTEDAVVSTDFNGAVETSVFDADAGIALTDTFVKLVSWYDNETGYSNKVLDLVAHVHNYKA; this is translated from the coding sequence ATGGCTATTAAAATTGGTATCAATGGTTTCGGTCGTATCGGTCGTATTGTATTCCGCGCTGCACAGCAACGTGACGACATTGAAGTAGTCGGTATCAACGACTTAATTGATGTTGAATATATGGCTTATATGTTGAAATATGATTCAACTCACGGTCGTTTCGATGGTTCCGTTGAAGTAAAAGACGGTAACTTAGTGGTAAACGGTAAAGCAATCCGTGTAACATCAGAACGTGATCCTGCAAACCTAAACTGGGGTGCAATCGGTGTAGATATCGCGGTTGAAGCAACCGGTTTATTCTTAACTGATGAAACAGCTCGTAAACACATCACCGCCGGTGCGAAAAAAGTCGTATTAACCGGTCCTTCTAAAGATGCGACCCCAATGTTCGTTCGTGGCGTAAACTTCCATGACTACGCAGGTCAAGACATCGTGTCTAACGCCTCTTGCACAACCAACTGTTTAGCGCCTTTAGCCCGTGTTATCCACGAAACTTTCGGTATCAAAGACGGTTTAATGACCACTGTTCATGCGACAACCGCAACTCAAAAAACCGTTGACGGTCCTTCTGCAAAAGACTGGCGTGGCGGTCGCGGTGCGGCACAAAACATCATTCCTTCATCAACAGGCGCTGCGAAAGCAGTAGGTAAAGTATTACCTGCATTAAACGGTAAATTAACCGGTATGGCTTTCCGTGTTCCGACACCAAACGTATCTGTTGTTGATTTAACCGTAAACCTTGAAAAAGCAGCAACTTACGAAGAAATCAAACAAGCGATTAAAGATGCTGCCGAAGGTAAAACCTTCAATGGCGAATTAAAAGGCGTGTTAGGCTATACCGAAGACGCAGTGGTATCAACAGACTTCAACGGTGCTGTTGAAACTTCTGTGTTTGATGCGGATGCGGGTATTGCATTAACCGACACTTTCGTTAAATTGGTATCTTGGTACGACAACGAAACCGGTTATTCAAACAAAGTATTAGACTTAGTAGCACACGTTCACAACTACAAAGCTTAA
- the gmk gene encoding guanylate kinase: MSQGNLYILSAPSGAGKSSLISALLERDSTTPKMVSISHTTRAPRPGESHGVHYYFVSKAEFEGLIEQDLFLEYAKVFGGNYYGTSLPAIEENLAKGIDVFLDIDWQGAQQIRKKVPNVKSIFILPPSLQELERRLIGRGQDNESVIAERMAKAKNEISHYDEYDYVVVNDNFEQALADLQSILRAERLTKSYQQKENAGLIHQLLDN, translated from the coding sequence ATATCACAAGGTAATTTATATATTCTTTCTGCGCCAAGCGGTGCGGGTAAATCCTCATTGATTTCCGCATTATTAGAACGCGATTCTACGACGCCGAAAATGGTGTCGATTTCCCATACGACACGTGCGCCACGCCCGGGGGAAAGCCACGGCGTACATTATTATTTTGTGTCGAAAGCGGAGTTTGAAGGGTTAATTGAACAGGATTTATTTTTAGAATATGCCAAGGTATTCGGAGGTAATTATTACGGCACATCCTTACCGGCAATTGAGGAAAATCTTGCCAAAGGTATTGATGTTTTTTTAGATATTGATTGGCAGGGGGCACAGCAAATTCGCAAAAAAGTGCCAAATGTAAAAAGCATTTTTATTCTTCCTCCCTCGTTGCAGGAATTGGAACGCCGTTTGATTGGTCGCGGGCAGGATAATGAATCCGTCATCGCCGAACGGATGGCGAAAGCCAAGAATGAGATTTCTCATTATGACGAATATGATTATGTAGTGGTGAATGATAATTTTGAACAGGCATTAGCGGATTTGCAGAGTATTTTGCGTGCAGAACGTTTGACGAAAAGCTATCAACAAAAGGAAAATGCCGGATTAATTCATCAGCTACTGGATAACTAG
- the spoT gene encoding bifunctional GTP diphosphokinase/guanosine-3',5'-bis pyrophosphate 3'-pyrophosphohydrolase, with the protein MELFADLARIIQGYLPADKIELVKRAFVIARDAHEGQFRSSGEPYITHPVAVAAIIAKMHLDHEAVSAALLHDVIEDTSYTEEQLKDEFGVSVAEIVDGVSKLDKLKFRTRQEAQVENFRKMILAMTRDIRVVLIKLADRTHNMRTLGSLRPDKRRRIAKETLEIYCPLARRLGIEHIKNELEDLSFEAMYPHRYEVLAKFVEVARNSRQDLITRISNEIKERLENAGIFARVWGREKHLYEIYQKMREKDQEFHSIMDVYAFRIIVKNVDDCYRVLGQMHNLYKPRPGRVKDYIAVPKANGYQSLQTSMIGPRGVPVEVHIHTEEMEQVAEMGVTAHWAYKESGKNDTTTAQIRAQRWLQNLIEIQQSVGNSFEFIENVKSEFFPKEIFVFTPKGRIVELPKGATAVDFAYAVHSDVGNNCVGVLVEHKPYPLSKALESGQTVRVIIDPNSHPEASWLNFVVTARAKTRIRHYLKQRCEDDAVRIGEMELNTALQPHRLAELSSLQIQAVLDNLKLSSLNELLREIGLGNQLAAVIAHQLIGEAIEIDVDGNVENHTLTIAPMLVANTQFAECCHPIPGDPIVGCSTPNKGLVIHHQQCENLKNARQLTQAKWENVQSAVNFEAELQIEMLNEQNALPSLMTAITAGESGIQNIWTEEAKNNLLLVVLQVNVKDSKHLANVLHRIKGITGVVSVKRNINA; encoded by the coding sequence TTGGAACTGTTTGCAGATTTAGCCCGAATCATTCAAGGGTATTTGCCCGCGGATAAAATTGAATTAGTCAAACGTGCGTTTGTGATTGCAAGAGACGCTCATGAGGGACAGTTTCGCTCAAGCGGCGAACCTTATATCACCCACCCTGTGGCGGTTGCTGCCATTATTGCCAAAATGCATCTTGATCACGAAGCGGTGAGCGCAGCGTTATTGCATGATGTCATTGAAGATACTTCGTACACCGAAGAACAACTTAAAGATGAATTTGGCGTAAGTGTTGCCGAGATCGTAGATGGCGTATCAAAACTTGATAAATTGAAGTTTCGTACCCGCCAAGAAGCGCAAGTAGAGAATTTCCGTAAGATGATTTTGGCGATGACCCGTGATATTCGCGTGGTATTGATCAAACTTGCCGATCGTACTCACAATATGCGAACACTCGGTTCGCTACGTCCCGACAAACGTCGCCGTATTGCAAAAGAGACACTGGAAATTTATTGTCCTCTCGCTCGCCGTTTGGGAATTGAGCATATTAAAAATGAATTGGAAGATTTGTCTTTTGAAGCGATGTATCCGCACCGTTATGAGGTATTGGCAAAATTCGTGGAGGTTGCGCGCAATAGTCGCCAAGATCTCATTACTCGTATTTCTAATGAAATCAAAGAGCGGTTAGAAAATGCCGGGATTTTTGCTCGCGTTTGGGGACGTGAAAAACATCTCTACGAGATTTATCAAAAAATGCGTGAGAAAGATCAAGAATTTCATTCCATTATGGATGTTTACGCTTTCCGCATTATTGTAAAAAATGTTGATGATTGCTATCGCGTATTAGGTCAAATGCACAACCTTTACAAACCTCGCCCGGGGCGTGTGAAGGATTATATTGCCGTGCCGAAAGCAAACGGCTATCAATCGTTGCAAACCTCAATGATTGGTCCTCGTGGTGTGCCGGTGGAAGTACATATCCACACGGAAGAAATGGAACAAGTGGCGGAAATGGGCGTAACGGCGCATTGGGCGTATAAAGAAAGCGGTAAAAATGATACGACAACCGCCCAAATTCGTGCGCAACGTTGGCTACAAAATCTGATTGAAATTCAACAAAGTGTAGGTAATTCTTTTGAATTTATTGAAAACGTAAAATCGGAATTTTTCCCGAAAGAGATTTTTGTTTTCACGCCGAAAGGTCGTATCGTTGAATTGCCAAAAGGTGCGACAGCCGTCGATTTTGCTTATGCAGTGCATTCTGATGTAGGTAATAACTGTGTAGGCGTGCTTGTTGAACATAAACCTTATCCTTTATCGAAAGCATTGGAATCCGGGCAAACGGTAAGAGTTATCATAGATCCTAATTCACATCCTGAAGCTTCATGGTTGAACTTTGTCGTGACGGCGCGTGCAAAAACCCGTATTCGTCATTATCTTAAACAGCGTTGTGAAGATGACGCAGTGAGAATAGGCGAAATGGAATTAAATACTGCACTACAACCGCATCGTTTAGCCGAGCTTTCTTCATTACAAATTCAAGCAGTTTTAGATAATTTAAAATTATCTTCCCTTAACGAACTATTGCGCGAAATCGGTTTGGGGAATCAACTCGCTGCGGTGATTGCGCATCAATTAATTGGTGAAGCGATTGAAATTGATGTGGACGGTAATGTTGAAAATCATACTTTAACCATTGCACCGATGTTGGTTGCAAACACGCAATTTGCAGAATGTTGTCACCCTATTCCGGGTGATCCGATTGTCGGATGTAGCACGCCGAACAAAGGATTGGTTATTCATCATCAACAATGTGAAAATCTCAAAAATGCACGTCAATTAACGCAAGCTAAGTGGGAAAACGTACAAAGTGCGGTCAATTTTGAGGCTGAATTACAAATTGAAATGTTGAATGAACAAAACGCCTTGCCAAGTTTAATGACAGCAATTACTGCCGGTGAAAGCGGTATCCAAAACATTTGGACGGAAGAGGCGAAAAATAATTTATTGCTGGTGGTTTTGCAGGTGAATGTAAAAGATAGTAAGCATCTGGCTAACGTTCTACATCGAATTAAAGGTATTACCGGCGTAGTGAGTGTAAAACGCAATATTAATGCCTAA